A region of Dehalococcoidia bacterium DNA encodes the following proteins:
- a CDS encoding chlorohydrolase family protein: MTAPAARTVIRAGWIIAHDGRGHRLLRDGVVVIEGDTIAHVGTSFEGSADREIDARDRVLTPGLISTHAHIAGSPLDRSFIEDVGNPQFYNSGLFEMLPVRGAAQDAEGTRACVEFSIVEMLRGGCTTVAEMGGAGEIVAEMAGRYGMRVYIAQGYRSGRWLTRDGRQVSWEWDEEGGRQGLQRALDFIDRNDGAHGGLVRGFLSPSQVDTCTAELLCESYRIAEQRRLPMQVHTSQSVNEFQEMLRRHGRTPIAWLNAIGALGPRTILGHAIIIGGSSWANYPPGDLQTMAESGCSVAHAPWVFARRGIAMESFARYNEAGINMSLGTDTNPQNMIEAMRWAAVISKIVDRRTLVARAADVFDAATLGGARALGRDDLGRIAPGAKADLVLWRAQSWNMTPLRDPVKNIVFNAGTEDVAEVFVNGRQVVRDGRVEGADEQRILAALQAGGERMWPRMAEFDWAGRGADALSPQTYGEGTGNREERA; this comes from the coding sequence GTGACCGCTCCTGCTGCTCGTACCGTGATCCGCGCGGGCTGGATCATCGCGCACGACGGCCGCGGCCACCGGTTGCTGCGCGACGGCGTCGTTGTGATCGAGGGCGACACGATCGCGCACGTCGGCACGAGCTTCGAAGGCAGCGCCGATCGCGAGATCGACGCCCGTGACCGGGTGCTCACGCCCGGCCTGATCAGCACGCACGCGCACATCGCCGGCTCGCCGCTCGATCGCTCCTTCATCGAAGACGTGGGCAATCCGCAGTTCTATAACTCCGGCCTCTTCGAGATGCTGCCGGTGCGCGGCGCCGCGCAGGACGCCGAGGGCACGCGCGCCTGCGTCGAGTTCTCGATCGTGGAAATGCTGCGCGGCGGCTGCACCACGGTGGCGGAGATGGGCGGCGCGGGCGAGATCGTGGCGGAGATGGCCGGGCGCTACGGTATGCGCGTGTATATCGCGCAGGGCTACCGTTCGGGCCGCTGGCTGACGCGTGACGGCAGGCAGGTGAGCTGGGAGTGGGACGAAGAGGGCGGGCGGCAGGGTCTGCAGCGTGCCCTCGACTTCATCGACCGGAACGACGGCGCCCACGGTGGCCTGGTGCGCGGTTTTCTCTCGCCGTCGCAGGTCGATACCTGCACGGCGGAGCTGCTGTGCGAGTCGTACCGCATCGCCGAGCAGCGCCGCCTCCCCATGCAGGTGCACACCTCGCAGTCGGTGAACGAGTTCCAGGAGATGCTGCGCCGCCACGGCCGGACGCCGATCGCCTGGCTCAACGCGATCGGCGCGCTCGGCCCGCGCACGATCCTCGGCCACGCGATCATCATCGGCGGCAGCTCCTGGGCGAACTACCCGCCCGGCGACCTGCAGACGATGGCCGAGAGCGGCTGCTCGGTGGCGCACGCGCCCTGGGTCTTCGCCCGGCGCGGCATCGCCATGGAGTCCTTCGCCCGCTACAACGAGGCCGGCATCAACATGTCGCTGGGCACGGATACCAACCCGCAGAACATGATCGAGGCGATGCGCTGGGCCGCGGTGATCTCCAAGATCGTGGACCGGCGCACACTCGTCGCCAGGGCCGCCGACGTGTTCGACGCGGCCACGCTGGGCGGAGCGCGGGCGCTGGGTCGCGACGACCTGGGGCGCATCGCGCCGGGCGCGAAGGCAGACCTGGTGCTCTGGCGGGCGCAAAGCTGGAACATGACGCCGCTGCGAGACCCGGTGAAGAACATCGTCTTCAACGCCGGCACGGAGGACGTGGCTGAGGTCTTCGTCAACGGGCGGCAGGTGGTGCGCGACGGCCGCGTCGAGGGCGCGGACGAGCAGCGCATCCTTGCCGCCTTGCAGGCGGGCGGCGAGCGCATGTGGCCGCGCATGGCCGAGTTCGACTGGGCGGGCCGCGGCGCCGACGCGCTCTCGCCGCAAACGTACGGCGAGGGCACAGGGAACAGGGAAGAGAGGGCGTAG
- a CDS encoding YihY/virulence factor BrkB family protein: MKALFRFVQQTGKGYGEARGASFAAAIAYSTLFSIFPMAVFLVAFAGYFMSDSQRNSLVDKLTSALGGGSTANVREQVMAATSGRASLGIIALVGALWSGSAVFTAIRTGLNVIWQRQQKSPWVVQKIKDLSAVFGLAIMLSLSIAATALLTVVTKITEQVLGKDAGGIVAYPLGLLLIVAPLGIVFLAFGVLYAWASPPHMHWRDVWPGALFAAAGFVVLSFGFSLYARYFGHFDKVYGTLGAVIAFLFYAYLIGTLILMGAEVVEQYVLLKHGDPLLAAPAGRLLQSGAGAVDGRGQRQIPLLVLVTDDQAAKRGRLDTITAAQAFPRAAESFETAEPAGPAR; the protein is encoded by the coding sequence ATGAAGGCGCTGTTCCGCTTCGTGCAGCAGACGGGAAAAGGCTACGGCGAGGCGCGGGGCGCCAGTTTCGCGGCGGCGATCGCCTACTCCACGCTGTTCTCGATCTTTCCCATGGCGGTCTTCCTCGTCGCCTTCGCCGGCTACTTCATGAGTGATTCGCAGCGCAACTCGCTGGTGGACAAGCTCACCAGCGCCCTCGGCGGCGGCTCGACCGCCAACGTGCGCGAGCAGGTGATGGCGGCCACGAGCGGCCGCGCGAGCCTGGGCATCATCGCGCTGGTCGGCGCGCTGTGGTCGGGCAGCGCCGTGTTCACCGCCATCCGTACGGGACTCAACGTGATCTGGCAGCGGCAGCAGAAGTCGCCGTGGGTGGTGCAGAAGATCAAGGATCTGAGCGCGGTCTTCGGCCTGGCGATCATGCTGAGCCTCTCGATCGCCGCCACCGCGTTGCTGACGGTGGTGACGAAGATCACCGAGCAGGTGCTCGGCAAAGACGCCGGCGGCATCGTGGCCTACCCGCTCGGCCTGCTGCTGATCGTGGCGCCGCTGGGCATCGTCTTCCTGGCGTTCGGCGTGCTCTACGCCTGGGCCTCGCCGCCGCACATGCACTGGCGTGACGTCTGGCCGGGGGCCCTGTTCGCCGCGGCCGGCTTCGTCGTGCTCAGCTTCGGCTTCAGCCTCTACGCCCGCTACTTCGGCCACTTCGACAAGGTCTACGGCACGCTCGGCGCCGTGATCGCCTTCTTGTTCTATGCCTACCTGATCGGCACGCTGATCCTGATGGGCGCCGAGGTCGTCGAACAGTACGTGCTGCTCAAACACGGCGACCCGCTGCTCGCCGCGCCTGCCGGCCGGCTGCTTCAGTCAGGCGCGGGCGCCGTGGACGGCCGAGGCCAGAGGCAAATTCCCTTACTGGTGCTGGTCACCGACGACCAGGCGGCGAAGCGCGGCCGGCTGGACACGATCACGGCGGCGCAGGCCTTTCCGAGGGCTGCCGAGAGCTTTGAGACGGCCGAACCGGCCGGGCCGGCGAGGTGA
- a CDS encoding potassium channel family protein, producing MVWLDALAVAGGVALVAIVLWDVFETIVLPRRVSRRFRLTRLFYLSIWAVWTLIARRLRGGRRESFLSYFGPLSLLLLLVSWAIALIVGYALLQRGVETQLVAPKGTSGLIAYLYFSGTTFFTLGLGDVAPLGEAGRIVTVIEAGTGFGLLGLVVGYLPAFYQSLSRRETAITLLDARAGSPPGGLELIVRYARENDIDGLARLLADWERWAAELLESHLSYPLLTFFRSQHDNQSWLAAITAVLDACALVLSGIEGVPARPARLTFAIARHAAVDLCQVMVLEPRLDHPERLPSEQLANVCSALTAAGVPLTPDSDGAKKLTRLRRSYEPYVFALSDRLLMPLPPWIPPPAAKDDWLASAWKDPEGMEHF from the coding sequence ATGGTGTGGCTCGATGCGCTCGCGGTGGCCGGCGGCGTGGCGCTCGTGGCGATCGTGCTCTGGGACGTGTTCGAGACGATCGTGCTGCCGCGCCGCGTCTCGCGCCGCTTCCGGCTGACGCGGCTGTTCTACCTGAGCATCTGGGCGGTGTGGACCCTGATCGCCCGGCGCCTGCGCGGCGGCCGGCGCGAGAGCTTTCTCAGCTATTTCGGCCCGCTCTCGTTGCTGCTGCTGCTGGTGAGCTGGGCGATCGCGCTGATCGTCGGCTACGCGCTGCTGCAGCGCGGCGTCGAAACCCAGCTGGTGGCGCCGAAGGGAACGAGCGGCCTGATCGCTTATCTCTATTTCAGCGGCACGACGTTCTTCACGCTCGGCCTCGGCGACGTGGCGCCGCTGGGCGAGGCCGGACGCATTGTGACCGTGATCGAGGCCGGCACCGGCTTCGGCCTGCTCGGTCTCGTCGTCGGCTATCTTCCCGCCTTCTACCAGTCGCTCTCGCGCCGCGAGACGGCGATCACCCTGTTGGACGCACGCGCCGGCTCGCCGCCCGGCGGCCTTGAGCTGATCGTGCGCTACGCCCGCGAAAACGACATCGACGGCCTGGCAAGGCTGCTGGCCGACTGGGAGCGCTGGGCGGCGGAGCTGCTTGAGAGCCATCTCTCCTATCCGCTGCTCACCTTCTTCCGCTCCCAGCACGACAACCAGTCGTGGCTGGCCGCGATCACGGCCGTGCTCGACGCCTGCGCGCTGGTGCTCTCCGGCATCGAAGGCGTTCCCGCGCGGCCGGCCCGCCTGACGTTCGCCATCGCCCGCCACGCGGCGGTGGATCTCTGCCAGGTGATGGTGCTGGAGCCGCGGCTGGATCACCCGGAGCGCCTGCCCTCCGAACAGCTCGCCAACGTCTGCTCGGCGCTGACCGCCGCCGGCGTGCCGCTCACGCCGGACAGCGACGGCGCCAAAAAGCTCACCCGCCTGCGCCGCTCCTATGAGCCGTACGTGTTCGCGCTGTCCGATCGGCTGCTGATGCCGCTGCCGCCCTGGATCCCCCCGCCCGCGGCCAAAGACGACTGGCTCGCCTCGGCCTGGAAAGACCCGGAAGGCATGGAGCACTTTTGA
- a CDS encoding folylpolyglutamate synthase/dihydrofolate synthase family protein, whose product MNGETGMGRTMEFVEAADWLLSFANYEMTPLDRATAARRELRPLRELLTRLGEPQRGRGTVHITGSKGKGSVAAMIAVLLRACGLRTGLFTSPHLHTIRERMQVDGEPIAEPDFARLCDLMRPHVEELTGAGAKLTTFELLTALGFLHFREQDAAWQVVEVGLGGTLDATNVLDEKQLCVFTPIGLEHTEILGDTVQQIAADKAGILRPGVRAVMGLQRESAAEVLRAACAERGATLFEVASACQLSRGRSSLDGQELRLRTPRDEYRLKLPLVGRFQAENAATAILGMEQLIDAGVPFAPQSAAAGLAEVRWPARVEVLKRSPLVVVDGAHSPDSARRLAQTVREDLPHRGFYLVVGASSDKDLATIAAAFTPLDPTVIATAAQHPRAAAAANVGQAFQDAGMMVRLAPDVPAAMDAALSEAGGGDLVLATGSLFVAAEARAAVLGLLPMPA is encoded by the coding sequence ATGAACGGCGAGACGGGCATGGGGCGCACCATGGAGTTTGTCGAGGCGGCGGACTGGCTGCTCTCCTTCGCCAACTACGAGATGACGCCGCTTGACCGAGCCACGGCCGCGCGGCGCGAGCTGCGGCCGCTGCGGGAGCTGCTGACGCGCCTTGGCGAGCCGCAGCGCGGGCGCGGCACGGTGCACATCACCGGCAGCAAGGGCAAGGGCAGCGTGGCGGCGATGATCGCGGTGCTGCTGCGCGCCTGCGGCCTGCGCACGGGCCTCTTCACCAGCCCGCACCTGCACACGATCCGCGAGCGCATGCAGGTGGACGGCGAGCCGATCGCCGAGCCCGATTTCGCACGGCTCTGCGACCTGATGCGGCCGCACGTCGAAGAGCTGACCGGCGCCGGCGCGAAGCTGACGACGTTCGAGCTGCTCACCGCGCTCGGCTTCCTGCACTTTCGCGAACAGGACGCCGCCTGGCAGGTGGTCGAGGTCGGGCTGGGCGGCACGCTGGATGCGACCAACGTGCTGGACGAGAAGCAACTCTGCGTCTTCACGCCGATCGGCCTGGAGCACACCGAGATTCTTGGCGACACGGTGCAGCAGATCGCCGCGGACAAGGCCGGCATCCTGCGGCCCGGCGTGCGCGCGGTGATGGGCCTGCAACGCGAGAGCGCCGCCGAGGTGCTGCGCGCGGCCTGCGCCGAACGCGGCGCCACGCTGTTCGAAGTCGCATCCGCCTGCCAGCTTTCGCGCGGGCGCTCAAGCCTCGATGGGCAGGAGCTGCGCCTGCGCACGCCGCGCGACGAATACCGGCTCAAATTGCCGCTGGTCGGCCGCTTCCAGGCGGAGAACGCGGCCACGGCGATCCTCGGCATGGAGCAGCTGATCGACGCCGGTGTGCCGTTCGCGCCGCAGAGCGCGGCGGCGGGTCTGGCGGAGGTGCGCTGGCCGGCGCGGGTCGAGGTGCTGAAGCGCAGCCCGCTCGTCGTGGTCGACGGCGCCCACAGCCCGGATTCGGCCCGCCGCCTGGCGCAAACGGTCCGCGAGGACCTGCCGCACCGCGGCTTCTACCTGGTCGTCGGCGCCTCGAGCGACAAGGATCTCGCCACGATCGCCGCCGCCTTCACGCCGCTCGACCCGACGGTGATCGCCACGGCGGCGCAGCACCCGCGCGCGGCGGCGGCCGCGAACGTCGGCCAGGCGTTTCAGGATGCCGGCATGATGGTGCGCCTCGCCCCGGACGTGCCGGCGGCGATGGACGCCGCGCTGAGCGAAGCCGGCGGCGGCGACCTGGTGCTGGCCACGGGCAGCCTGTTCGTCGCCGCCGAGGCGCGGGCCGCGGTGCTTGGCCTGCTGCCCATGCCGGCGTGA
- the sucD gene encoding succinate--CoA ligase subunit alpha: MSVLVDENTRLLVQGITGGEGSQHARRSIAYGTKVVAGVTPGRGGQKFDETVPVFNTVREAVAETGANVSIIYVPAPFAADAILESAEAGMPLVVCITEGIPVMDMVMVRRALQGGKTTLIGPNCPGVITPGAQCRVGIMPGQVFAPGSVGVISRSGTLVYEAVAQLTNLGIGQSSCVGVGGDPVIGTRQREVLELFNDDSETAALVLIGEIGGSAEQEAAEYIKANVKKPVVAFIAGATAPPGRRMGHAGAIISGNSGTAEAKKQALREAGAVIVDSPAEIGATTRRVLKEHGLA; the protein is encoded by the coding sequence GTGAGCGTTCTGGTCGACGAGAACACGCGGCTGCTGGTGCAGGGCATCACCGGCGGCGAGGGCAGCCAGCACGCCCGGCGCAGCATCGCCTACGGCACGAAGGTCGTCGCGGGCGTGACGCCGGGGCGCGGCGGGCAGAAGTTCGACGAGACGGTGCCCGTCTTCAACACCGTGCGCGAGGCCGTGGCGGAGACCGGCGCCAACGTCAGCATCATTTACGTGCCGGCGCCCTTCGCCGCCGACGCAATCCTCGAGTCCGCCGAGGCCGGCATGCCGCTCGTCGTCTGCATCACCGAGGGCATCCCGGTGATGGACATGGTGATGGTGCGCCGGGCACTGCAGGGCGGCAAGACGACGCTGATCGGCCCCAACTGCCCCGGCGTGATCACGCCCGGCGCCCAGTGCCGCGTCGGCATCATGCCGGGCCAGGTCTTTGCGCCGGGCAGCGTGGGCGTGATCTCGCGCTCCGGCACGCTCGTCTACGAGGCGGTAGCGCAGCTCACCAACCTGGGCATCGGCCAGTCGAGCTGCGTGGGCGTGGGCGGCGACCCGGTGATCGGCACGCGGCAACGCGAGGTGCTGGAGCTGTTCAACGACGACTCGGAGACGGCGGCGCTGGTGCTGATCGGCGAGATCGGCGGCAGCGCCGAGCAGGAGGCGGCCGAGTACATCAAGGCGAACGTGAAGAAGCCGGTCGTCGCCTTCATCGCTGGCGCCACGGCGCCGCCCGGCCGGCGCATGGGCCACGCCGGCGCGATCATCTCCGGCAACTCCGGCACCGCCGAGGCGAAGAAGCAAGCGCTGCGCGAGGCCGGCGCCGTGATCGTGGACAGCCCCGCCGAGATCGGCGCCACCACGCGGCGCGTGCTGAAGGAGCACGGGCTGGCGTAG